Proteins co-encoded in one Flavobacteriaceae bacterium MAR_2009_75 genomic window:
- a CDS encoding Flp pilus assembly protein TadD, which yields MKQFALILLSCFTCISLLGQTDMTAGFKMLEKGSFEEAEQFFESYLEADPENKTARLCYGRAVGLSGDPKKATALFGSLKNVYPNDYEITINYNESFLWDQQYDTAKPLYKDLVAQYPKKFGALLGYANTLSNLKEFEEALIWVDKAIELEPENQSAKTSKKYIRLGYANKFVNAEKYSRAEEILNSIFEDFPEDKDALLNMANLYLITKSTDKATSVYWRYATTGKDSITARNGIALAEHIAEDDKQALKVSATAKFMVAGYDDTELTEKTYDRYVQALIWNRKYGEAKRQIDSLESVYTDRNWVRALKATLGMYTANFKMSLKNYDAILQKDEKSFDGNLGKANALFASDRIVPAYKAAFQTLRIFKNQKDALGFIEKLNGIYTPVVQDHAAYTFDNGNNVALSNTVSAQLPFSTRFKTSLSYQFRTTENTVTLNKADSHVLLAGIDYKIVPNVNINGSFGINNSRFESSYTQPAIDIKLVTKPFRLQNLELGYKREIQNFNADLIEREIVMNHYGLNYNLGTNFNLGWYTQLMHTQQTDENVRNLLFTSLYYSLFRKPAVKIGLNYQYITFDEQLPTIYFSPEVYRAGEIFADIRGDFSEKTKYMASAATGIQKVEEDPKTAIFRAEVGVSHQFNKRLSANLYGKYSNIASATAAGFEFTEMGFKIKWLFLKEPLFYAKLEK from the coding sequence ATGAAGCAGTTTGCACTTATTTTATTATCATGTTTTACATGTATTTCGTTGCTTGGTCAGACGGATATGACGGCGGGTTTTAAAATGTTGGAAAAAGGTAGTTTTGAAGAAGCAGAGCAATTTTTTGAAAGCTATCTTGAGGCAGACCCAGAAAATAAAACAGCCCGACTTTGCTATGGTAGGGCAGTGGGGCTAAGCGGAGACCCCAAGAAGGCAACCGCATTGTTCGGTTCTTTGAAAAATGTATACCCGAACGACTACGAGATAACCATTAATTATAACGAATCTTTTCTTTGGGATCAGCAATACGATACAGCGAAGCCCTTATATAAAGATTTGGTGGCTCAATACCCAAAAAAGTTCGGTGCACTTTTAGGCTATGCAAATACATTATCGAATCTCAAAGAATTTGAAGAAGCTCTCATATGGGTAGATAAGGCAATTGAATTAGAACCAGAAAATCAAAGTGCCAAAACCTCAAAAAAATATATTCGATTGGGTTATGCCAATAAATTTGTCAACGCCGAAAAATATTCACGTGCCGAAGAAATATTGAATAGCATATTTGAAGATTTTCCCGAAGACAAAGATGCCTTATTGAATATGGCTAATTTGTACTTGATTACGAAGTCAACCGATAAAGCTACAAGCGTGTATTGGCGATATGCCACAACGGGCAAAGATTCTATAACTGCTAGAAACGGTATTGCCTTAGCAGAGCATATCGCTGAAGATGATAAACAGGCTTTAAAAGTATCTGCGACTGCAAAATTTATGGTAGCCGGTTATGATGATACTGAACTTACTGAAAAGACGTACGATAGATATGTTCAGGCTCTAATATGGAACCGTAAATATGGTGAGGCCAAAAGGCAAATAGACAGTTTGGAAAGTGTTTATACTGATCGAAATTGGGTCCGGGCCCTTAAGGCGACATTAGGCATGTACACGGCTAATTTTAAAATGAGTCTGAAAAATTATGATGCTATTTTACAAAAGGATGAAAAATCGTTCGATGGAAACTTAGGAAAAGCAAACGCCCTCTTTGCATCGGATCGAATTGTACCCGCCTATAAAGCTGCATTTCAAACGCTTCGAATTTTTAAAAATCAAAAGGATGCCCTCGGTTTTATTGAAAAATTGAATGGTATATATACTCCGGTCGTGCAAGATCATGCGGCTTATACCTTTGATAACGGTAACAATGTGGCGTTGTCAAATACCGTAAGTGCTCAACTACCCTTTTCGACCCGATTTAAAACATCTTTAAGTTATCAGTTTAGAACTACCGAAAATACCGTAACCTTAAATAAGGCTGATTCGCATGTGCTTCTGGCCGGCATTGATTATAAAATCGTACCCAATGTAAATATCAATGGCTCGTTCGGTATTAACAATAGTAGGTTTGAAAGCTCATACACCCAACCGGCCATAGATATAAAGTTGGTTACTAAACCTTTTAGATTGCAAAATTTAGAACTGGGGTACAAGCGTGAAATACAAAACTTTAATGCGGATTTAATCGAACGTGAAATCGTGATGAACCATTATGGTCTTAATTATAATCTAGGCACCAATTTTAATCTAGGCTGGTACACCCAGTTGATGCATACCCAGCAAACCGATGAAAATGTACGTAACCTTTTGTTCACCTCATTATATTATAGTCTGTTCAGAAAGCCAGCCGTAAAAATTGGCTTGAACTATCAATATATTACATTCGACGAGCAACTGCCTACCATTTATTTTAGTCCTGAAGTGTATAGGGCGGGAGAGATATTTGCCGATATACGTGGAGATTTTTCTGAAAAAACAAAGTATATGGCCAGTGCGGCGACAGGTATTCAGAAAGTAGAAGAAGACCCGAAAACGGCAATTTTTAGGGCAGAGGTAGGGGTGTCACATCAGTTCAATAAAAGACTGAGCGCAAATCTGTACGGTAAGTACAGTAATATAGCATCTGCTACCGCTGCAGGTTTTGAGTTTACCGAAATGGGATTCAAAATTAAATGGCTTTTTCTTAAAGAGCCTTTATTCTACGCCAAACTAGAGAAGTAA
- a CDS encoding O-antigen/teichoic acid export membrane protein, which translates to MTAIRLMIRKISQEQLFMLSVLVVNGGNYLYNLLLGRYLGPVAFSEAALLITLLLVLSFMGMTFQLAVAKFAVLFSGGQWERFRRNSYRQSAFIGLIVGLLIIIFSKQLQLLFNTESHWMFTIFGLGIPVYFFMSVNRGAYQGRQEFGKLSITYQTEMWSRLLLTLLLLLFIDMQPGIIVSFGIFLSFLFGLLPSDVNRLSFRSLEKLTTENSKKVSNFIILTACYELTQIIINNSDVLMVKHYFDAMDAGLYASLALIGRVVYFVAWMFVMLLLPAVVQKQKDGEPTAPILFKYVTYIGILSAAIVIACYLFPDLIITLMFGESYLSMSSLLWQYAMATSLFAISNIFAYYFLSLDHYIPVIISGVLGLSQILLVALFHENLATVVHMQIIAMAILLVIQIIYFLKKEVKAKTYKSQSPEQ; encoded by the coding sequence ATGACCGCCATTAGATTAATGATTCGTAAAATATCTCAAGAACAACTGTTCATGCTCAGTGTTCTGGTAGTTAACGGAGGTAATTATTTATATAATCTTTTGTTAGGTAGGTATTTGGGCCCTGTAGCCTTTTCAGAAGCAGCCTTATTGATTACCTTATTATTGGTACTATCCTTTATGGGCATGACCTTTCAACTAGCGGTCGCAAAATTTGCAGTTCTTTTCTCGGGAGGGCAATGGGAACGCTTCAGGAGGAACAGTTATAGGCAATCAGCCTTTATTGGCCTAATTGTGGGCTTGTTGATTATAATTTTTTCGAAACAACTACAGCTATTATTCAATACCGAAAGCCACTGGATGTTCACTATTTTCGGGTTAGGCATACCTGTCTATTTCTTCATGAGCGTAAATCGTGGTGCTTATCAGGGCAGACAAGAATTCGGTAAACTTTCGATTACCTATCAAACCGAAATGTGGAGCAGATTGCTGCTTACTTTACTGTTGCTATTGTTCATCGATATGCAGCCCGGTATTATTGTCTCTTTTGGTATATTCTTATCTTTTTTGTTCGGTCTATTACCTTCTGATGTAAACCGGCTTTCATTTCGCTCTCTGGAAAAACTGACTACCGAAAACTCCAAGAAAGTATCCAATTTTATTATACTTACTGCCTGCTATGAGCTTACGCAGATTATTATCAACAATAGTGATGTACTTATGGTCAAACACTATTTTGACGCTATGGATGCAGGACTTTATGCCTCTCTAGCATTAATTGGTCGAGTTGTATATTTCGTTGCATGGATGTTCGTTATGTTATTATTACCGGCAGTGGTACAAAAACAAAAAGATGGAGAACCGACCGCGCCGATTCTATTTAAATATGTAACCTATATTGGCATATTGTCGGCTGCCATTGTCATAGCCTGTTACCTGTTTCCCGACCTTATAATTACCCTTATGTTCGGTGAGTCATATCTCTCGATGTCGAGCCTTTTATGGCAGTATGCAATGGCCACTTCTTTGTTTGCCATCTCTAATATATTCGCATACTACTTTCTTTCGCTAGACCATTATATACCCGTAATCATCTCTGGTGTTCTTGGCTTATCGCAAATTCTATTGGTAGCTCTATTTCATGAAAATTTGGCTACCGTGGTACACATGCAAATTATTGCAATGGCCATTCTTCTCGTAATTCAAATTATCTATTTTTTGAAAAAAGAAGTAAAAGCCAAAACATATAAAAGTCAATCCCCAGAACAATAA